The Brassica oleracea var. oleracea cultivar TO1000 chromosome C6, BOL, whole genome shotgun sequence genome includes a region encoding these proteins:
- the LOC106298413 gene encoding trafficking protein particle complex subunit 1, which yields MQFFGGSEISPSPPVPTASGNNAHMMYVFNRNGVCLLYKEWNRPLHTLNPQQDHKLMFGLLFSLKSLTAKMDPTNADKGNLGVPQLPGQGCSFHSFRTNTYKLSFMETPSGIKIILVTHPKTGDLRESLKYIYGLYVEYVVKNPIYSPGSPIKSELFNTALDQYVRSIS from the exons ATGCAGTTCTTCGGCGGATCCGAGATAAGCCCGTCGCCTCCCGTCCCAACGGCGAGTGGGAACAACGCGCACATGATGTACGTGTTCAACCGCAACGGCGTGTGTCTCCTCTACAAAGAGTGGAACCGGCCTCTCCACACGCTCAACCCTCAGCAAGATCACAAGCTCATGTTCGGTCTCCTCTTCTCCCTCAAATCCCTCACCGCCAAAATGGACCCCACCAA TGCGGATAAGGGGAATCTAGGGGTTCCACAGTTGCCAGGACAAGGATGCTCTTTCCATAGTTTCAGAACCAATACTTACAAGCTTAGCTTCATGGAGACTCCCTCTGGTATTAAG ATTATTTTGGTAACTCATCCAAAGACTGGAGATTTACGCGAATCCCTTAAGTACATCTACGGTTTATACGTTGAGTATGTGGTAAAAAACCCTATCTACAGCCCAGGCTCTCCAATCAA GTCAGAGTTGTTCAACACTGCACTTGACCAGTATGTGAGGAGCATCTCTTAG
- the LOC106298306 gene encoding LOW QUALITY PROTEIN: serine/threonine-protein kinase UCN (The sequence of the model RefSeq protein was modified relative to this genomic sequence to represent the inferred CDS: inserted 2 bases in 1 codon) has translation MDTQETRPQRFRPTSSPSFHNITPSLSLXMETSATKLDLDQIRALKLLGKGATGTVFLVHDSVSDSSASSPFALKLVDKASASSLRRAKWETQILRRLSDEPNPFLPRLLATSESSEFFAWAIPYCSGGDLNVLRHRQNDGVFSSSVIKFYLAEILCALDHLHSMGIAYRDLKPENILLQESGHVTLTDFDLSCSLNKPTRPEFYLSDPEPDPNRKRNLRFFRQKKKTKSARVNPITRRRMSFSGGERSNSFVGTDEYISPEVIRGDGHDFAVDWWALGVLTYEMMYGATPFKGRSKKETFRNVLMKEPEFPGKPSDLTDLIRRLLVKDPTRRLGFRRGAAEIKEHAFFRGVKWEILTEVLRPPFIPLRDDGESTENVTASGFGIKEYFEKLRTPLPHECPENNPFVDF, from the exons ATGGACACACAGGAGACACGACCTCAACGTTTCAGACCCACTTCGTCTCCTTCCTTTCACAACATAACTCCCTCTCTTTCTCT AATGGAGACATCAGCGACGAAGCTCGACCTCGACCAAATCAGAGCTCTTAAACTTCTCGGCAAAGGCGCCACCGGAACCGTTTTCCTCGTCCACGACTCTGTTTCCGACTCCTCTGCTTCTTCTCCCTTCGCTCTGAAGCTCGTCGACAAAGCCTCCGCCTCTTCTCTCCGCCGTGCCAAATGGGAAACTCAGATTCTCCGACGTCTCTCCGATGAACCGAACCCGTTTCTCCCGCGTCTCTTAGCTACCTCGGAGTCCTCTGAGTTCTTTGCTTGGGCCATACCTTACTGCTCCGGAGGTGACCTTAACGTCCTCCGTCACCGTCAAAACGACGGCGTTTTCAGCTCATCTGTTATTAAATTCTACTTGGCTGAGATCCTCTGTGCGCTTGACCACCTTCATTCCATGGGGATCGCTTACAGAGACTTGAAACCTGAGAACATCCTCCTTCAGGAATCAGGTCACGTGACTTTAACTGACTTCGACCTCTCTTGTAGCCTAAATAAACCCACCCGACCCGAATTTTATCTATCCGACCCGGAACCGGATCCGAATCGTAAAAGAAATCTGAGATTTTTCCGGCAGAAGAAGAAGACGAAATCCGCTCGGGTCAACCCGATAACCCGACGGAGAATGAGTTTTTCCGGCGGCGAACGGTCGAACTCCTTCGTCGGAACCGACGAGTACATATCCCCGGAGGTAATCCGCGGCGACGGACACGATTTCGCCGTCGATTGGTGGGCGCTCGGCGTCCTGACGTACGAGATGATGTACGGAGCGACGCCGTTCAAGGGACGAAGCAAGAAGGAGACTTTTCGTAACGTGTTGATGAAGGAACCCGAGTTCCCCGGAAAACCGTCGGATCTAACGGATTTGATCCGACGACTGCTTGTGAAAGATCCGACTAGGCGGTTAGGTTTCCGGCGCGGCGCGGCGGAGATAAAGGAGCACGCTTTCTTCAGGGGAGTGAAATGGGAGATTTTAACGGAGGTGTTAAGGCCTCCGTTTATTCCGTTGAGAGATGACGGTGAATCGACGGAAAACGTAACGGCAAGTGGGTTTGGTATAAAGGAATATTTCGAGAAACTGAGAACGCCGTTACCGCACGAGTGTCCTGAAAACAATCCGTTTGTTGATTTCTGA